The window CTCAGAGGGGCAGTGCCCTGCACTTCCACCACCCTTGCAAGTGCGCCGCTGTTAAGAAGTATGATAGAACCTATAGGGTATATCCCCATGGTCTGTATAAACGCCTTGAGCACATCGGGATCAAAACGCCGGGAATTGTCCGAGAGGAGATTCTTCATGGCCTGATAGCCCATCATGGAATTGCGGTAAGGTTTCTGGCTCACCATGGCTTCGAAAGCATCGGCCACCGACACGATCCGTGCGCCTATATCAATTGCGATACTGCTAATGCGCCGGGGATACCCATCGCCGTCCCAGCGTTCGTGATGCTGCAGCACGATGAGACCCACATCCTCGGGGTAGAGGAGCTCCTTGTTCACAATTTTATAGGTATAAAGGGGATGGGCCTGTATGCGCTGCAGCTCCGAAGCCGAAAGCCCTCCCTTCTTGTCCACAATTTCCTTGGGGAGCCGCAGCATGCCCACATCATGGAGCAGCGCGCCTGTAACCACCTGCATGATCTTGTGGTTGGGGAGCTTCAATTCCATGGCGATAAGGGCAGAAAGTATGGCGGTGTTCACGGAACTCTTGGCCATCTCGCGGCCTGCCACTTCGCCGCCCAGAATATAGCCAATAAACGAATTGCGCTGTTCACGCACTGCCTGGAGCAGGCGCCCTGTGATGTCGTCTATGGAACGAGGCTCCACAGAAACACCCGAACCTATGCTGGCAAAAACCGCGTCCAGCCTTTCAATGAGATCCACATAGGAGCGGTACGCGCCTCTGTTTTCCTGCACTTCGGTAAGGGAGATAACGCTGGGCTTTTTTTTGGGGGCTTCGGGGGCTGGGGCGGCTTTGCCCTTGGGATCGGTCCCGGCCTTGGGCTGCACGACATCGCCTTCGGTCTCCACTGCATTAATGCCCCAGGAATTAAGGTGTTCAAGATCTTTTTTGCGGATTTCGACCCCTGCAGGAACAAGCAGGCTATCCCCTTCAATATAGACCGGCGCAGAGAAGCTCATGCCGGCCTTGAGTTCATTAACTGGAATCTTCTTCATGTTCCTTCCTTCGCGAGAACAAAAGCCAGAATTTTAGCCGTTGCCTCCCAGCACCATGGGGGTATCCATTCCCCCGGTTTTACCCCGGCGTCCAAAAGAAGCGTCAGGGCAGGATCTTCCACTATCTCAACGCCCGCTTCGCGGGCCATGGCGACTATCCTCTCGGCATCCCTGCCCCGGCCCTTAGCCAACAGGCGGGGAACACCCTCCTCCCTGTTGTATCCCAGGGCTGCCGCCTTTTTATCCTGGATATCGAGGCTGCTGTTTTCCATGCTACACCTCCTCATTTATGGAAGGCAAGGCTTCGCAGCCCATGAAATCGGCAAGCATGACTTCGCCATTCAAAATCCGCACATCCGCGTCAGCGCCCAAAAAGGAGCCCAGGGCTTTAGCGGCCTCTGTTTCAAGCGTTTTTAGCCCTTCCGGCTCCTGTCCCGGGACGAGGCCTATCCTGGCCCGGAACTTCCCTTCATGGGATCTTTCAAGGAAAAAACGCCAATGCCGCCTGAGCCCGGTTATATCCGCCATTAAAAGGCCCGAACCGGAATCAGAAAAAGGCTCCTCTATTAATATTCGTACAAAAACCTTTAATTCTGTACTCCCAATGCTCACTTTGAAGGGCCAAACCACCCAATTCGACCCATTTTTCTTATGAACCCGATCCATAAGGCCCAGCAGACTACGGCTTTCCGAAAATTCTGCAAAGGCCTCCCGCAGCTCTCCGGGATTGGGTGGCTGCCCAAAGGGCTCCCCGGAATGATCTTTTTCGCCGGAGCTTTCCCCGGAATAATCCCCCATGGCCGCCGCCAATTCTGCCAAAGCTCCCTGGCTTAATTTAAAGCCCTTGGCTGCCGCAGCAGTAGAAGCAAGGGAAAAGGCTTCAGCCTTGGCTTTCTCCCGCCCGGTCTTGGGCGAGGAAGGGGCAAAGGCCAGAACTTCCTTCCTGATGTCGATTATGCTTTCGAAAGGCAGGGAAAAGGCACGGGCAAAAGTCAGAAGGGTGAAGGTCAGATTGTCCTGGGGAAGCCCCAAACCGGAAGCCAATTGGGACAAAGGATTGGGAGGGATGAGCTGAGAAACGCCAGAAGCACCGGAATCGCGCGCGGCGCTCAATAAGCTGGAAGGATCAAAAAGAGAAGCCAGCGCAGGGCCGGCATTATTGGCAGGAACCGCCTTAAAGGCTGCCCCTGGGGCCGTGTCAGAGCCTACAGGGGGCTTTACCGGGCCCATTGAAGCCAGGGTTATTTCTTTTCGGCAGCAGCAGAGGCAGCGTCAGCAGCTTTCCGGGCATCCACCTTGTGAGGGGCGATGAGTTCCTTGATCTTGGCGCTCTTGCCGATCTTATCCCGGATATAGTAAAGCTTAGCGCGGCGGACTTTGCCGGGGCGGACAACTTCCACCTTGGCAATGCGGGGCGAATGAATGGGGAATACCCTTTCAACGCCGACGCCATAGGAATTCTTCCTGACCATGAAGGTTTTGCCCACGCCGGAATTCTTCATGGCAATAACGAGGCCCTCGTAAATCTGGATACGCTCGGTCTTGCCTTCAATGATCTTGAAGTGGACTTTTACAGTGTCGCCGACTTTGAAATCGTCAATTTCGCTTTTCATCTGGGAAGCTTCGATTGCCTTAATCTCGTTCATTTTCCTCACTCGCCGCCATTCCGGACCGGCGTTTCTCCTCTATGATTTTACGGATCTCATCGCTAAAGAGGCCCTTTTCTTCGCCCAGGCGGATTAAATCCGGCCTGAGGAGAAGGGTTTTTTCAACCTGCCTCTCAAGACGCCAGCGCCGTATGTTTTCATGATGCCCCGAAAGGAGCACTTCTGGAACCCTCATCATACCATATAATTCGGGCCGTGTATACTGGGGATACTCCAAAAGCCCTGCGGAAAAGCTCTCCTCTTCCAGGGACGCAGGAGTAATCACCTGCTCCACCAGCCTGTAGGTCGCGTCAATCACCGCAAGGGCAGCCACTTCCCCGGAAGAAAGCACATAATCCCCCACAGACACTTCGTCATCGGCATAGGCGTCGATAATGCGCTGATCAATACCTTCATAACGGCCGCAGAGAAGCATCAACTCCTGCTCGGCGGCAAGCTCATGGGCCAGGGCCTGGTCAAAAGGCCTGCCGGAAGGGCTCAGGTAGATGACACGAGCTTTTCCCGGGCCGCTGCCGGCCTCACGATCGGTCTTCATGGATGCGCCCGCAGCCTCCAAAGCCCTGCCAAGGGGCTCAGCCAGCATCAGCATGCCCGCACCGCCGCCGTAAGTGGCATCGTCGCAGGTACGGTGCTTGTCCAGGGCGTAGTCCCGGATATTGATAGAACGGTATTCCACAATGCCCCGGCTCACGGCCTTTGCCATGATGGAACTGGCAAAATACGCGTCAATTATCTCCGGAAAAAGGGAGAGCACGGTGTATTTCATCCAAGATCCGCTGCGACAACCGTCGCTTTGTATTTCACTCTAAAATCCACTTTTCAAGCAGGATTGCCCGCCTGTTTTCGACATCAACCCCACCAAAGAATTCGCTTCTAAAGGGCACAAGCTTTGTTTCCCCGGCCTTGAGCTTCAATTCCGCAAGCTCCCCGGCCCCGCCTTCGATAATGTCGGTGATAACCCCCAGGGTTTCCCCTGTTTTATCCATCACCTCAAGCCCCTTGAGGTCCTCGATATAGAATTCCCCAGGCTTGAGGGGCGCCGCATGGGCCCTGTCGGCAACGATTTCAGCGCCGCCCAAGGGCTTCGCGGCCTCCGGGCTGTCTATCCCCTTGAATTTCATCAGCAGGGAAGCGCCCTGGGGGACGGTTTCTTCTACTATATATGATTTTTCCTTATCATTCTGCCTTAGGATGGCCTCGGTAAGACCCAAAAGGTGCTCAGTTTCCCCTGAAAAAGCCCGGATTTTTACAAAACCCTTGACGCCAAAGGGGGCGCTGACCGTGGCTACCGTAAATTTCTCTGTCACAAACCTAAAAACCCGCTTAGTCCAGGATTTCCAGCACCGTATGCTTGCCGGTTTTGGCGGTTGCAGCCTGCAAAACCGTCCTGATAGCCTTGGCAATGCGGCCGTGCTTGCCAATTACCTTGCCAATGTCCTCGGAAGCTACCCTCAGCTCAAGGATGGTGGATTTTTCGCCCTCCACCACGTTCACATTCACCTGGGAAGGGTCATCCACCAGGGATTTAACTATATATTCAACCAGATCTTTCTCCATAAATAATGCTCCTTTTTTATAGATAATTGAGGAAAAACAGATTTTCGGAAGAATGAGAAGTTCCGCTTTAGTTTAAGGAGAAACCTTTTTTATTGAGCAAACCGCGCACTGTGTCGCTGACCATGGCGCCTTTGTCCACCCAGATCCTGACCTTGTCGGCGTCAAAAGAAATCTGCTTTTCTTCGGCCTCTATAGGATGGTAAAACCCCACTTCCTCAATGGTTTTGCCGTCCCTGGGAGCCCGGCTGTCAATAACCACAATCCGGTAATAGGGGCGTTTCTTGGTTCCAAACCTCTTGAGCCTGATGCTTGCGCTCATAAATCCTCCTCAGATGTACCCGGCCCGCCTTTTGGCAGCGGCCAGAGCCCGATCAACACGATTTTTGATTCCCTCCACGGGAATTTCCGGCTCGGGCGAACCGTTTCAAGGGTCCAGCGCATGAAGACAGCGCGGAACTCTATTCATATCAAGTTTGGGAAATTTGGTCAACCCCGGCCCAGGAAGCGCAGCACGTTTCTGGAATAATACTTTTCCCTGTTTTCCGCAGATACTGAGACCGCATCCAATGCATCCTTGTCCATTGCGAGAATTTCCCTGGTATAGGATGAACGGTACTTCGATGAACAATCAGTCCCAAAGATCACATTGTCTTCGATGTCATATCCTATCGTAAAAATCTTCGAAGTGGTGCTGCCCTCCTCCTTGCGATACTGCCAATTACCGTATACTGCCAGGATGGCGTTTTTGTCATAGCTTCTCAAGCGCCGCCTTTCCGTCGGCAACTCCCAGCTCGTAAAGGGCGATGAGCTTTTCCAGGTTCCTCTCGGTCCTGGTAACGCCAAGATCCCGGGACGGCCTTATAACCAGGGCGCGCCCTGCTTCCTCTTCGGCTTCCACCTGAACCATGGAACGGTTATACGAAACAATCCGTTCTTTTAAGGCATTCAAAAGTTTGGGGTACTTGCGGTAAAAAAAGAAATCGGGAGGATGGGCCTCGTCCTTGCGGCGGAACTTGCCGGGCCTTGTGAGGACCACCACGGTTTTGTGGAAACCTTCGGCAATGGTTTTCTGTATGGGTATGGCATCCACAACAGCGCCATCCAGGAATTTCCTGCCCTTGTATTTCACCATGGTCGAGACATAAGGCATGGCAGCAGAAGCCTTGAGGACCATCATCACGTCATCCTCATCCTTTTCAAAATAGACCGCCTTGCCCGCCTCGCAGTCAGTGCAAACCGTGATAAAACGGCCCGGGTACTTGTTAAAAGCCTCGAAGTCGAAAGGCACCAGTTTTAGGGGAATGTCATGGTAAATAAAGTCCAGGCCAAAGAGGTTGCCCGTGCGTATGAGGCTGCCAACGGAAATATACCGTTTATCCAGGCGGAAGTTCTTAAGGATGGCAAGGTTCCTGCCCGGCTGGGAAGACGCAAAAGAAGCCCCCATACCGGCCCCTGCCGAGACTCCGATTATGTAGGGGAACTGAACGCCCCTTTCGAGGAAAGCGTCCAGAACCCCGGCAGTATAATTGCCCCTGAGCCCCCCGCCTTCAAGCACCAAACCGCGATTTATCATTATGGGTAATTGTCTCCCTCTTCTTCTGCCTCTTTTTCCTCTTTCTCAACATAAGATCCGCTTACACCCGATGTAAAAGTCCAGGTGCGTGAACGTGCGTCAGCCGAAAAGCCGCGGCCGGAAAATTCGGTCCCGTCAGAACGGCTGATATTCACATCCCCGGAGGGGGTTCCCAATAGACGGCGTTCTTTGTCCTGCCAGTCAAGGCCGGAAGTTTCGATGGTAATGTCCTCGGACTCTACGGAGATTATTACTCCGCCCCCCAGGTTGATATTCCCCGAATCCAGGGCAACCGAGGCCTGCCCTGCCCTGCCCATGGCATCTATATCGTCGCCATGATTTTCAAACTGCTCAAAAGAAAAATTGCGAAGGTTCATGATTTGCCGTTCTTCGAACCGCTCGGCGTCCTCGGCATGAAAACGCACCACAGGGTCGCCGCCCCTGACTCTGACATATTCCACATTCTGCATCACTATATCAGGCTGATCCTTTGAGGCCAGCTGATTATTCCCATAATCGAAGGAACAAGACACCAGGAGCAGCGTTAGGATTTGGAGGGGGAAAATGAAAAATTTAAGAAGCGATTTTGGTTTGAGGGACATTATATTGGATACCTTATCCTCTTGTGTTTACTATACAAAACGGAATAGAAAATTTCAAGTACACAAGCCGTTCCGGCAATTCTCGGTTTACCCTCGCTACGAATCAGGCTTTCAAAATCCACATATTGGTATTATAATGAAATAAAGTTTATTTCAAATGAAAGAGAGGGTTCTATGGCTGAAAAACAAGACACAAACCGCCGCTTAATTGGGACTGTTATCCCCGTGGGCGCCCTGAGAGGCGAGAAGAGCATAGGGGTAGGAGAATTCCCGGATCTTGTTGAATTCGGCAGCCTCTGCGCCCGCATGGGCATAGGGCTTATCCAGCTCCTTCCGGTAAACGACACAGGCTACCAGAGCTCGCCCTATAGCGCCCTGACAGCTTTTGCCCTGCATCCCATCTATTTAAGGCTGGGGGATCTTCCCGAGGCGACAAGCTTTGCAGCCAAGATCAAAGCCCTGGGCGAAAAGTACAACAATGAAACCCGCTACCCCTATGAGGCAATACTGAGGGACAAGATGGCCCTGCTCCGCGAAGTCTACGCTGCCAGCGAGAAGGATATAGCCGCAAAGGCAAAGACAGGCTCTCCCTTGTCAAACTGGATCGAGGCTAATTCCTGGGTAAAGGCGTATGCCGTGTTCAGGCGGCTTAAGGAAGCCAATGGCGAAAAAAGCTGGAAAGAATGGAAGACCCATCAGAAGATTAGCGCCCCGGAAATCGAGGCCCTCTGGAAAGATGCCAAGCTAAAGGGCGAGCATCTTTTTTGGGCATGGATCCAGGAAGGGTTGGACAAGCAGTTCCGCCTTGCGGCGGCGGCCCTTTCGAAGCTCGGCATCATACTTGAAGGGGATCTTCCTATATTGATGAACGAAGATTCCTGCGATGTGTGGGCTCATCCTGAAATATTTTACCAAAACCTTTCGGCTGGTGCCCCTCCGGACATGTACAGCCCCGACGGCCAGAACTGGGGCTTCCCAACGTATGACTGGCAGGCCCAGGCAAAGGATGGCTACACCTGGTGGAAGAAGCGCCTCCAAGCGGCTGAAAAA is drawn from Leadbettera azotonutricia ZAS-9 and contains these coding sequences:
- a CDS encoding patatin-like phospholipase family protein, which codes for MINRGLVLEGGGLRGNYTAGVLDAFLERGVQFPYIIGVSAGAGMGASFASSQPGRNLAILKNFRLDKRYISVGSLIRTGNLFGLDFIYHDIPLKLVPFDFEAFNKYPGRFITVCTDCEAGKAVYFEKDEDDVMMVLKASAAMPYVSTMVKYKGRKFLDGAVVDAIPIQKTIAEGFHKTVVVLTRPGKFRRKDEAHPPDFFFYRKYPKLLNALKERIVSYNRSMVQVEAEEEAGRALVIRPSRDLGVTRTERNLEKLIALYELGVADGKAALEKL
- the lptC gene encoding LPS export ABC transporter periplasmic protein LptC; its protein translation is MSLKPKSLLKFFIFPLQILTLLLVSCSFDYGNNQLASKDQPDIVMQNVEYVRVRGGDPVVRFHAEDAERFEERQIMNLRNFSFEQFENHGDDIDAMGRAGQASVALDSGNINLGGGVIISVESEDITIETSGLDWQDKERRLLGTPSGDVNISRSDGTEFSGRGFSADARSRTWTFTSGVSGSYVEKEEKEAEEEGDNYP
- the rpsP gene encoding 30S ribosomal protein S16 — encoded protein: MSASIRLKRFGTKKRPYYRIVVIDSRAPRDGKTIEEVGFYHPIEAEEKQISFDADKVRIWVDKGAMVSDTVRGLLNKKGFSLN
- the rimM gene encoding ribosome maturation factor RimM (Essential for efficient processing of 16S rRNA); translated protein: MTEKFTVATVSAPFGVKGFVKIRAFSGETEHLLGLTEAILRQNDKEKSYIVEETVPQGASLLMKFKGIDSPEAAKPLGGAEIVADRAHAAPLKPGEFYIEDLKGLEVMDKTGETLGVITDIIEGGAGELAELKLKAGETKLVPFRSEFFGGVDVENRRAILLEKWILE
- the rplS gene encoding 50S ribosomal protein L19, with product MNEIKAIEASQMKSEIDDFKVGDTVKVHFKIIEGKTERIQIYEGLVIAMKNSGVGKTFMVRKNSYGVGVERVFPIHSPRIAKVEVVRPGKVRRAKLYYIRDKIGKSAKIKELIAPHKVDARKAADAASAAAEKK
- a CDS encoding EscU/YscU/HrcU family type III secretion system export apparatus switch protein, producing the protein MENSSLDIQDKKAAALGYNREEGVPRLLAKGRGRDAERIVAMAREAGVEIVEDPALTLLLDAGVKPGEWIPPWCWEATAKILAFVLAKEGT
- a CDS encoding HD-GYP domain-containing protein; this translates as MKKIPVNELKAGMSFSAPVYIEGDSLLVPAGVEIRKKDLEHLNSWGINAVETEGDVVQPKAGTDPKGKAAPAPEAPKKKPSVISLTEVQENRGAYRSYVDLIERLDAVFASIGSGVSVEPRSIDDITGRLLQAVREQRNSFIGYILGGEVAGREMAKSSVNTAILSALIAMELKLPNHKIMQVVTGALLHDVGMLRLPKEIVDKKGGLSASELQRIQAHPLYTYKIVNKELLYPEDVGLIVLQHHERWDGDGYPRRISSIAIDIGARIVSVADAFEAMVSQKPYRNSMMGYQAMKNLLSDNSRRFDPDVLKAFIQTMGIYPIGSIILLNSGALARVVEVQGTAPLRPKIRILIDEFGKVFKQDEGNLIDLLAEKSLFIARAVDPREVAKKHA
- the trmD gene encoding tRNA (guanosine(37)-N1)-methyltransferase TrmD; amino-acid sequence: MKYTVLSLFPEIIDAYFASSIMAKAVSRGIVEYRSINIRDYALDKHRTCDDATYGGGAGMLMLAEPLGRALEAAGASMKTDREAGSGPGKARVIYLSPSGRPFDQALAHELAAEQELMLLCGRYEGIDQRIIDAYADDEVSVGDYVLSSGEVAALAVIDATYRLVEQVITPASLEEESFSAGLLEYPQYTRPELYGMMRVPEVLLSGHHENIRRWRLERQVEKTLLLRPDLIRLGEEKGLFSDEIRKIIEEKRRSGMAASEENERD
- a CDS encoding KH domain-containing protein produces the protein MEKDLVEYIVKSLVDDPSQVNVNVVEGEKSTILELRVASEDIGKVIGKHGRIAKAIRTVLQAATAKTGKHTVLEILD